The following coding sequences are from one Pelmatolapia mariae isolate MD_Pm_ZW linkage group LG4, Pm_UMD_F_2, whole genome shotgun sequence window:
- the LOC134626181 gene encoding beta-1,3-galactosyl-O-glycosyl-glycoprotein beta-1,6-N-acetylglucosaminyltransferase-like, with product MRYLKRGCWLQLFKFSAILGSLWILFLLSQLKTGKSPAYILKYQWLVYTDEDESPAKVCNCSAILQGEKEALQQAKLLTITKDFQKVIQIPDEYYISVTQDCRKFQKSRKYITFPLSKEEEDFPLAYSMVVHHKVQNFERLLRAIYAPQNIYCVHVDKKAQASVFAAIKAISSCFSNVFMVSEAMNVVYTGWTRVQADLNCMADLYNTSTTWKYFINLCGQDFPLKTNLEIVQALRALKGGNSLESEEMPQGKKGRVSNAHQVVDGKVQPIGKTKDPAPFNLPVLSGNAYIVVNRGYVRSVFEDKRIQALIEWAKDTYSPDEFLWATIQRIPGVPGSTWPNRKFDMTDMNAIARMVKWQWHEGSEGSLQAVYPECKGHHVRSVCVYGAGDLQWLIEQHHLFANKFDADRDPIAIYCLEKYLRHKALTELV from the exons ATGCGATATTTAAAACGAGGCTGCTGGCTACAATTATTCAAGTTCAGTGCTATACTGGGATCACTATGGATACTTTTCCTACTTAGTCAGCTAAAAACAGGCAAAAGTCCTGCCTACATCCTCAAGTATCAATGGCTAGTTTATACCGATGAAGATGAGAGCCCAGCGAAAGTTTGCAACTGCTCAGCAATCCTGCAGGGAGAGAAGGAGGCATTGCAGCAAGCCAAATTACTGACCATCACCAAAGACTTCCAGAAGGTTATTCAGATCCCTGATGAGTATTACATCAGTGTAACCCAAGACTGCAG GAAATTCCAAAAAAGTAGGAAATACATAACATTCCCGTTAAGCAAGGAAGAAGAGGACTTTCCTCTGGCTTACTCTATGGTTGTCCATCACAAG GTGCAGAACTTTGAGCGACTACTGCGAGCTATTTATGCACCTCAAAATATTTATTGTGTCCATGTGGACAAAAAAGCACAGGCCTCAGtctttgctgccatcaaagccatttcttcctgtttctcaaATGTGTTCATGGTCAGCGAAGCTATGAATGTGGTCTACACTGGCTGGACACGTGTCCAGGCTGATCTTAACTGCATGGCTGATCTCTATAATACCAGTACGACATGGAAATACTTCATCAACCTCTGTGGTCAGGATTTCCCTCTAAAAACGAACTTGGAAATTGTGCAAGCTTTGCGTGCACTAAAAGGAGGTAACAGTTTGGAGTCAGAGGAAATGCCTCAAGGAAAGAAGGGAAGAGTGTCTAATGCTCACCAAGTAGTTGATGGAAAAGTCCAG CCAATAGGAAAAACAAAGGATCCAGCTCCCTTCAATCTGCCCGTACTATCAGGAAATGCCTATATTGTGGTCAACCGCGGTTACGTTCGCAGTGTGTTCGAAGACAAGCGAATACAGGCCCTCATTGAGTGGGCCAAAGACACCTACAGTCCTGATGAGTTCCTGTGGGCAACAATACAACGAATACCTGGTGTTCCTGGCTCAACATGGCCCAACCGTAAATTCGACATGACGGACATGAATGCAATTGCCCGGATGGTCAAGTGGCAGTGGCACGAGGGGTCGGAGGGTTCCCTGCAAGCAGTATACCCAGAATGTAAAGGCCACCATGTCAGATCAGTATGTGTGTATGGTGCTGGAGACCTGCAGTGGTTGATTGAACAGCATCACCTTTTTGCGAATAAGTTTGATGCAGACAGAGATCCCATTGCTATCTACTGCTTGGAGAAATATCTGAGACACAAGGCACTGACTGAGTTAGTTTAG